From the Priestia koreensis genome, one window contains:
- a CDS encoding N(5)-(carboxyethyl)ornithine synthase: MKEMGFLISLKENEKRRALLPSDINYIKNKHMLFFERGYGEVLGISDNEYIKKGVNVVTREKIYEKDIICCLKTPEKFEYKYFSEGQTLFGWIHAVQGVEITNFLVEKKMTAYAWEDMFEKGRHIFYKNNEIAGEASVWHALLHKGSMMKNLNVAVLGQGNTARGAIRLLEKLGHNVTIYNRNTLSVFKEKINKYDIVVNAVLWDVFLEDRIIYKDDLKKMRKNSLIIDISCNDRMEIETAYPTPLSNPMYLEGDVWHYTADHTPSLFWMDASESISNKVKLYIDPLVENTQNDVLEAAEILRCGKIMDKRIIKFQERFIKSLV; the protein is encoded by the coding sequence ATGAAGGAAATGGGATTTTTAATTAGTCTAAAGGAAAATGAAAAAAGAAGGGCATTGTTACCATCGGATATTAATTATATAAAAAATAAACATATGCTGTTTTTTGAAAGAGGTTATGGAGAAGTATTAGGTATATCAGACAATGAATATATAAAAAAAGGAGTGAATGTAGTCACCAGAGAGAAAATATACGAAAAAGATATTATTTGCTGTCTTAAAACTCCAGAAAAGTTTGAATACAAATACTTTAGTGAAGGACAAACTTTATTTGGATGGATCCATGCTGTTCAGGGAGTAGAAATCACAAACTTTTTAGTAGAAAAGAAGATGACTGCATATGCATGGGAAGATATGTTTGAAAAAGGTAGACATATTTTCTATAAAAATAATGAAATTGCGGGAGAAGCATCAGTATGGCACGCATTGCTACATAAAGGAAGTATGATGAAAAACCTAAATGTAGCAGTTCTTGGGCAGGGTAATACTGCTAGAGGCGCAATTAGATTATTAGAGAAGCTTGGGCATAATGTTACTATATATAATAGGAACACCCTAAGTGTTTTTAAGGAAAAAATCAACAAATATGACATAGTTGTGAATGCAGTTTTATGGGATGTATTTTTAGAGGACAGAATTATATACAAAGATGATTTAAAAAAGATGCGTAAAAATTCTCTTATTATAGACATAAGTTGTAACGATCGAATGGAAATTGAAACTGCTTATCCAACTCCTTTAAGTAATCCAATGTATTTGGAAGGTGATGTTTGGCACTATACTGCTGATCATACTCCTTCCCTTTTTTGGATGGATGCTAGTGAGTCAATTAGCAACAAAGTAAAATTGTATATAGATCCACTGGTAGAAAACACTCAAAATGATGTTTTAGAAGCAGCTGAAATATTAAGATGCGGTAAAATAATGGATAAAAGAATTATAAAGTTTCAAGAGCGGTTCATTAAATCTTTAGTGTGA
- a CDS encoding lipopolysaccharide biosynthesis protein, whose protein sequence is MLLKHSGIYLLSRIIPAVINFIAIAYYTRFLSTSHYGEYSLYMVTIGILNVLIFEWLRSSLLRFYSNYNEEKKITFMSTIFCIYGSLITLIIILSLIVYLLNKTSDIRTWSIGTLLLILIAWFELNISILRAELNPLRSGMLLIVKSILTLIISVILLKNGLGINSIFIATCAGILISSIYLSFKKWINMVCFKKVDWKLAKKLLIYGLPITLALSVGIIIQTSDRYLIKLLGSSEDVGIYSVGYDLANNTIYVLMSAISSAAFPLAVNALNIIGIQEAERKVENNIKLFAIISIPATVGLICISNNLSYVLLGKDFQEYAKYVIQLISVAALLHGLKSFCIDVAFQLGNKPKLYIIPNVCAVILNLVLNLILIPPLGIYGSCIASILSYLVALLISWNLGKKVFKIIIDLKVWKEVILASIIMSFFIIIVPDINILTLVSKLIIGVISYGVSLLIFNTLDLRSKINSSKKRFSLYRKNS, encoded by the coding sequence ATGCTTTTAAAACATTCGGGTATTTATTTACTAAGCAGAATAATTCCTGCGGTTATAAATTTTATTGCAATAGCTTACTATACGAGATTTTTAAGTACTAGTCATTATGGTGAATATTCATTATATATGGTAACTATAGGAATATTAAATGTTTTAATTTTTGAGTGGCTAAGATCATCATTACTGCGCTTTTATAGCAATTATAATGAGGAAAAAAAAATAACATTTATGTCAACCATATTTTGTATATATGGTAGTTTAATAACCTTAATTATTATTCTTAGCTTAATAGTTTATCTGTTAAATAAAACATCAGATATTAGAACGTGGTCTATAGGAACACTATTACTTATATTAATAGCTTGGTTTGAGTTAAATATTAGTATATTAAGAGCAGAATTAAATCCTCTAAGGTCAGGGATGTTGCTCATAGTTAAATCAATTCTTACTCTAATAATTAGTGTAATACTTTTAAAGAACGGATTGGGTATCAACTCTATATTCATTGCAACTTGTGCGGGGATTTTAATATCTAGTATATACTTGAGTTTCAAAAAGTGGATAAATATGGTTTGTTTTAAAAAGGTAGATTGGAAGTTGGCTAAAAAGCTTCTTATATATGGATTACCTATTACTCTGGCACTTTCTGTAGGAATTATCATACAGACTAGTGATAGATATTTAATAAAACTATTAGGTAGTTCTGAAGACGTGGGAATATATTCTGTAGGTTATGACTTAGCTAACAATACTATATATGTATTAATGTCTGCTATTAGTAGTGCGGCTTTTCCATTAGCCGTAAATGCTTTAAATATTATAGGAATACAAGAAGCAGAAAGAAAAGTTGAAAATAATATTAAACTATTTGCCATCATATCTATTCCTGCAACTGTAGGTTTAATATGTATTTCTAACAATCTCAGTTACGTATTATTAGGAAAAGATTTTCAAGAATATGCTAAATATGTAATTCAACTTATTTCTGTTGCGGCCCTCTTGCATGGGTTAAAAAGCTTTTGTATTGATGTTGCATTTCAACTTGGAAATAAACCTAAATTGTACATAATACCAAATGTGTGTGCAGTAATATTAAATTTGGTATTAAACTTAATATTAATTCCGCCATTGGGAATATACGGTTCATGTATAGCATCAATATTATCTTACTTGGTAGCACTGTTAATTAGTTGGAATTTAGGTAAGAAAGTATTTAAGATAATTATCGATTTAAAAGTGTGGAAAGAGGTAATTTTAGCTTCTATAATAATGAGTTTTTTCATTATTATAGTTCCTGACATTAATATATTAACACTAGTGTCAAAATTAATAATTGGCGTAATTTCCTATGGAGTATCGCTTTTAATATTTAATACTTTAGATTTAAGAAGCAAAATAAATTCAAGTAAGAAAAGATTCTCTCTATATAGAAAAAACTCTTAA
- a CDS encoding O-antigen ligase family protein, translating into MDNIDKEMIFLYLFFVGATLALINSHFLKDSITIILQYAFAIFVQYSVLRVFFKYNYHSDYKLKVETLLKMYTVSFFIACLVGIAIYLGLFPHSDMYYSGNGRLNSIRGNANSLAKYIVISLPLILAYFDYKKNNVLLCVVLFTAVVNLILTASFGGLLYTGLVIIYYYLLKIIYTPSKSTGKQLLVFLCFALICVSYIYVNPPEVVAERILSINDVSQAGSYNLKVALMKESLEMNSISSLLVGIGPGSYPYVSIYGTNVHNLYLLIMSEFGFLSLLGFLLFLFSVYIKSLKNLKIVDKNFKIVIIGLNSSLLAFCMTLTTNTHTYTRSLWFFVVALWVINKSINEKSLGKRM; encoded by the coding sequence ATGGACAACATTGATAAAGAGATGATATTTTTGTACCTATTTTTTGTGGGGGCAACTTTAGCATTGATTAATTCACACTTTTTAAAAGATTCCATCACTATTATTTTGCAGTATGCCTTTGCTATTTTTGTACAATATAGTGTTCTGAGAGTGTTTTTTAAATATAATTATCATAGCGATTATAAGCTAAAAGTAGAAACGTTGCTGAAAATGTATACAGTTTCTTTTTTTATTGCCTGTTTAGTAGGAATTGCAATATATTTAGGTTTGTTTCCACATAGTGATATGTATTATTCTGGTAATGGGAGACTTAACTCTATAAGAGGAAACGCTAACAGTTTAGCAAAATACATAGTAATTAGCCTCCCACTTATTCTGGCGTATTTTGACTATAAGAAAAATAATGTTCTTCTATGTGTGGTATTATTTACAGCGGTCGTCAATTTAATATTGACTGCTTCGTTTGGAGGCTTACTATATACTGGTTTAGTAATAATTTATTATTATTTGTTGAAAATAATTTACACTCCTTCAAAATCCACTGGCAAACAATTGCTTGTATTTCTTTGTTTCGCCTTAATCTGTGTAAGTTACATTTATGTTAATCCACCTGAGGTTGTTGCAGAAAGAATATTGTCAATAAATGATGTATCCCAAGCTGGTAGCTATAATTTGAAAGTAGCACTGATGAAAGAATCCTTAGAAATGAATTCTATAAGTAGTTTGTTAGTAGGTATAGGCCCTGGTTCATATCCTTATGTAAGTATTTATGGAACAAATGTACATAACTTGTACTTATTAATAATGTCAGAATTTGGATTTTTGAGTTTGTTAGGTTTTTTATTATTCTTGTTTAGTGTCTATATTAAAAGCTTGAAGAATCTAAAGATAGTAGACAAAAATTTTAAAATTGTAATTATTGGTTTAAACAGCTCTCTTTTAGCTTTTTGTATGACATTAACTACTAATACTCATACCTATACTAGGAGCCTTTGGTTTTTCGTAGTAGCCTTGTGGGTGATTAATAAATCAATTAATGAGAAATCTTTAGGAAAGAGAATGTAA
- a CDS encoding tyrosine-protein phosphatase codes for MIDLHSHILPGIDDGAKNMEQSLEMAKVAVNEGITTLFATPHHHNGRYINIRESIFERVAELNERLSHYNIPLLVLPGQEPRIYGELLDDYDNGKIVTVNDKGKYLLIELPSSQVPYFTEQLLFDIQLRGLTPIIVHPERNSRLIEEPNLLYQFVKKGALTQLTASSITGEFGKKIKKFSMQLLDANLAHVIASDAHNTGSRGFHMQKAFHHIHKQFGQDMGYMLRENAQLITEGRMVYKEPPATVTRRKILGVF; via the coding sequence ATGATTGATTTACATAGTCATATTTTGCCGGGAATTGATGACGGAGCGAAGAATATGGAACAAAGCTTGGAGATGGCGAAGGTTGCTGTAAATGAGGGAATTACAACGCTTTTCGCCACGCCTCATCATCATAACGGTCGTTATATCAATATAAGAGAAAGCATTTTCGAACGTGTTGCCGAATTAAATGAACGATTATCCCACTACAACATTCCACTACTCGTCCTACCAGGTCAAGAGCCTCGCATTTATGGCGAGCTTTTGGATGACTATGACAATGGTAAAATTGTCACGGTCAATGACAAAGGGAAATACCTGCTGATCGAATTGCCATCAAGCCAGGTTCCTTATTTTACGGAACAGCTCCTTTTTGACATCCAGCTTCGTGGTCTTACTCCTATTATAGTACATCCGGAACGGAATTCGAGATTGATAGAGGAGCCCAATCTCTTATATCAATTTGTTAAAAAGGGAGCGCTTACGCAGCTAACAGCATCAAGCATTACAGGAGAGTTTGGAAAGAAAATTAAGAAATTTTCTATGCAATTACTAGATGCAAATCTTGCTCATGTTATTGCGAGTGATGCACATAATACAGGCAGCAGAGGCTTTCATATGCAAAAAGCGTTTCATCATATACATAAGCAATTTGGACAAGACATGGGCTATATGCTGAGGGAAAATGCCCAGCTGATCACCGAGGGCAGAATGGTTTACAAAGAGCCACCTGCCACCGTCACAAGAAGAAAAATTTTAGGTGTTTTTTGA
- a CDS encoding polysaccharide biosynthesis protein has translation MTYKARFSLLIFLDSLIVLGSVYASYFMLYPYFKIFTAETIFISSITLFVTHHIFANSFHLYKKAWEYASIGELRAIFKSVSFSTVVTATVQLIVFQDIYFRTLFITWLLHIIFIGGSRYSWRILRDSYQKKVSRIHYKRTLIIGAGAAGTMIARQLKGNREKDLYPVAFIDDDKKKHKLEIMGLPVLGGKECIEEAVSRFAIEHIIIAIPSLKTGQLQDIYIECEKTEAKTQIMPKLEDIMTGKVSVNQFKDVQVEDLLGRDPVELDTEGISDTITGKVVLVTGAGGSIGSEICRQICKFSPRTLVLLGHGENSIYAIDMELNNEYKDQIEIIPIIADIQDRDRIFEVMETYQPEVVYHAAAHKHVPLMEYNPKEAVKNNIFGTKNVAEAADTFSVGTFVLISSDKAVNPTNVMGATKRFAEMLIQQLDKHSQTRFVAVRFGNVLGSRGSVIPLFKKQIQAGGPITVTHPDMTRYFMTIPEASRLVIQAGALAQGGEIFVLDMGEPVKIVDLATNLIKLSGYSVDDIGVEFSGIRPGEKMFEELLGEGEINNEQVFPKIYIGNSIDFNEKLVKDFLDSDHSANNLKQNLFNTINKSNNYNRQLGMAIPK, from the coding sequence TTGACCTATAAAGCGAGGTTTTCGTTACTTATTTTCTTGGATTCACTTATCGTTTTGGGTTCTGTGTATGCAAGTTATTTCATGTTGTACCCGTATTTCAAAATCTTTACTGCGGAGACTATTTTTATTAGTTCCATCACCTTGTTTGTCACTCACCATATCTTTGCTAACTCCTTTCATCTTTATAAAAAGGCTTGGGAGTACGCAAGTATTGGAGAATTAAGAGCCATCTTTAAATCCGTTTCTTTTTCTACTGTAGTTACAGCTACAGTGCAGCTGATTGTTTTCCAAGATATTTACTTTAGGACTTTATTTATTACATGGTTACTGCACATTATATTTATCGGCGGTTCTCGCTATTCTTGGAGGATTTTAAGAGATTCTTATCAAAAAAAGGTGTCAAGAATTCACTATAAGCGAACGTTAATTATCGGTGCTGGCGCAGCTGGGACCATGATCGCGAGACAACTAAAAGGAAATCGTGAAAAAGACCTGTATCCAGTAGCGTTTATTGATGATGATAAAAAGAAGCACAAGCTAGAGATCATGGGTTTACCAGTTCTCGGTGGAAAAGAATGTATTGAAGAAGCTGTCTCAAGATTTGCGATTGAACATATCATTATTGCCATTCCGTCACTCAAGACAGGTCAACTACAAGACATCTATATTGAGTGTGAGAAAACGGAAGCAAAGACGCAAATTATGCCAAAACTTGAAGACATTATGACGGGAAAAGTGTCTGTCAATCAGTTTAAGGACGTACAGGTAGAAGATTTACTTGGTAGAGACCCAGTAGAGTTAGATACTGAGGGAATATCTGACACGATTACTGGTAAGGTTGTGCTTGTTACAGGAGCAGGAGGATCAATTGGATCAGAAATTTGCAGGCAAATATGCAAATTCTCGCCAAGAACCTTAGTCCTGCTTGGTCACGGGGAAAATAGTATTTACGCAATCGATATGGAACTAAACAATGAATACAAAGATCAAATTGAAATTATTCCGATCATCGCTGACATTCAGGACCGCGACCGCATTTTTGAAGTGATGGAGACGTATCAACCTGAAGTCGTATACCATGCGGCGGCTCATAAGCATGTGCCATTAATGGAATACAATCCAAAAGAGGCAGTTAAAAATAACATATTTGGTACTAAAAACGTAGCTGAAGCAGCAGACACATTTAGTGTAGGAACGTTCGTCCTTATTTCTTCTGACAAAGCCGTTAATCCAACTAACGTGATGGGGGCGACAAAGCGTTTTGCAGAAATGCTGATTCAACAATTAGACAAGCATAGCCAAACAAGATTTGTCGCAGTTCGTTTTGGAAACGTTCTCGGAAGCCGAGGGAGCGTGATCCCATTATTCAAAAAGCAAATTCAAGCGGGTGGTCCCATAACGGTTACGCACCCAGATATGACAAGATATTTTATGACCATTCCTGAAGCATCACGTTTGGTAATTCAGGCAGGGGCATTGGCTCAAGGTGGAGAGATCTTTGTGTTGGATATGGGAGAACCAGTGAAGATTGTTGACTTGGCTACTAATTTAATTAAACTATCGGGTTATTCAGTTGATGATATTGGTGTGGAGTTCAGTGGAATTAGACCTGGGGAGAAGATGTTTGAGGAGTTGTTGGGGGAGGGCGAAATTAATAATGAGCAAGTATTTCCTAAGATATATATTGGGAATTCAATAGATTTTAACGAAAAGCTAGTGAAAGATTTTTTAGACAGCGATCACAGCGCTAATAATCTAAAACAAAATTTATTTAATACTATTAACAAAAGTAATAACTACAATAGGCAATTAGGTATGGCCATTCCAAAATAG